A window of the Paraburkholderia sp. ZP32-5 genome harbors these coding sequences:
- a CDS encoding nucleoside hydrolase → MRRILMALICAASVTTVVHHSAYAGNTLNAPAGPPKIIIDSDYNTLSDDGQLGVMAAQLQAQGSLKVLGITVVSGNQWLKQGVADALKSVERLGVENQVGVYAGANYPLSHDFATIRAELKAFPGGDGYLGAWNTPEPKSDSDLVAPPDGFATHTKVQSQSAVDFIVESVKRYPGEVTILAIGPLTNIALATRAHPEIVPLIKQIIYMGGAIDVPGNTTRTAEFNWWFDPEAAKTVLHLPIKQVVIPLDVTDTVQMDKALYDRVAHDPAKQTIITQLFKTLNGYGFDGKNGFETNPNYTTNIWDTLTLAYLMHPSFATQTVDEWVDVDTSFGTNDGKATGYTSSPPAGLRKMTVVKRFDNPAFFDFYVDLLTRPVPVKLPD, encoded by the coding sequence ATGAGGCGAATTCTGATGGCATTGATCTGCGCAGCGAGCGTGACCACCGTTGTTCATCACTCCGCTTACGCCGGCAACACGCTCAATGCCCCGGCGGGTCCGCCGAAAATCATCATCGATAGCGACTACAACACGCTCAGCGACGACGGTCAGTTGGGCGTGATGGCCGCGCAATTGCAGGCGCAGGGTTCACTGAAAGTACTCGGCATTACCGTGGTGTCCGGCAATCAATGGCTGAAGCAGGGCGTTGCCGATGCATTGAAATCGGTCGAGCGCCTCGGTGTTGAAAACCAGGTCGGCGTGTACGCAGGCGCCAATTACCCGCTATCGCACGACTTCGCGACGATTCGGGCGGAGCTGAAAGCATTCCCCGGCGGCGACGGTTATCTCGGCGCATGGAATACGCCCGAGCCGAAATCGGATAGCGACCTCGTCGCGCCACCAGATGGTTTTGCGACCCATACGAAGGTGCAAAGCCAGAGCGCGGTGGATTTCATCGTCGAGTCGGTGAAGCGCTATCCCGGCGAGGTGACGATACTCGCGATCGGGCCGCTGACTAACATTGCATTGGCGACGCGCGCGCATCCCGAGATCGTGCCGCTGATCAAGCAAATCATTTATATGGGCGGCGCGATCGACGTGCCCGGCAATACCACGCGAACCGCCGAATTCAACTGGTGGTTCGATCCCGAAGCGGCGAAAACGGTTCTGCATTTGCCGATCAAACAGGTGGTGATTCCGCTCGACGTGACCGATACCGTGCAGATGGACAAGGCACTTTACGATCGGGTCGCGCATGATCCGGCGAAGCAGACCATCATCACGCAACTGTTCAAGACGCTGAACGGCTATGGTTTCGACGGCAAGAACGGCTTCGAGACGAATCCCAATTACACGACGAACATCTGGGACACGCTGACGCTCGCGTATCTGATGCATCCATCGTTCGCGACGCAGACGGTCGACGAGTGGGTGGACGTGGATACGAGCTTCGGCACCAATGACGGCAAGGCAACCGGCTATACGAGTTCGCCGCCGGCGGGTTTGCGGAAGATGACGGTCGTCAAACGCTTCGACAATCCGGCCTTCTTCGATTTCTACGTGGATCTTCTGACGCGGCCGGTACCGGTCAAGCTACCGGACTGA
- a CDS encoding LysR family transcriptional regulator, with protein sequence MIDRITAMRTFIRIVDTNSFTRAAESLNIPRATATTIVQNLEALLGTALLVRTTRRLSVTPEGASYYERCAQILADIDEMEASIRHATDNLAGRLRIEMPSAVASAIVLPALDDFHARYPNLDLAIGVSNRSVDLISEAIDCSIQLGELPDSNLVARHLGTLEHVTCASPVYLARHGTPTDLDDLRAHVAVNFISPHNGRECDFDFEVDGEALSVKLDGFVRVSDEQAYLNCGLQGLGLIQPARIAAQPFLDSGMLREVLPQWKPVPMPVSVAYVKNRRVSPRVRAFVDWLAELFENAGHVEQDLSHVRQLLRGLHPA encoded by the coding sequence ATGATTGACAGAATAACCGCCATGCGCACATTCATCCGGATCGTGGACACCAACAGCTTCACCCGCGCAGCGGAATCCCTGAACATCCCGCGCGCGACGGCAACCACCATCGTCCAGAACCTGGAAGCGCTGCTAGGAACAGCGCTCCTCGTGCGCACGACACGCCGTCTAAGCGTCACGCCGGAAGGCGCTTCCTATTACGAACGTTGCGCGCAAATCCTCGCCGACATCGACGAAATGGAAGCCAGCATCCGTCATGCCACCGATAACCTGGCCGGCCGTCTGCGTATCGAAATGCCCAGCGCCGTCGCCAGCGCAATCGTGTTGCCCGCACTCGACGACTTCCATGCCCGCTATCCGAATCTCGATCTCGCGATCGGTGTCAGCAATCGCAGCGTCGATCTGATCTCCGAAGCAATCGACTGCAGCATCCAGCTCGGCGAATTGCCGGATTCGAATCTCGTCGCGCGGCACCTCGGCACGCTCGAACACGTGACCTGCGCGAGTCCGGTCTATCTGGCCCGTCATGGCACGCCCACCGATCTCGACGATTTGCGCGCGCACGTCGCGGTCAATTTCATCTCGCCGCATAACGGCCGCGAATGCGACTTCGATTTCGAAGTGGATGGCGAAGCGCTCAGCGTCAAGCTCGACGGCTTCGTTCGGGTCAGCGACGAACAGGCGTATCTGAATTGCGGATTGCAAGGCCTCGGTCTGATTCAGCCCGCGCGAATCGCCGCGCAGCCGTTTCTCGACTCGGGGATGCTGCGCGAAGTCCTGCCGCAATGGAAACCCGTGCCGATGCCGGTGTCGGTCGCGTATGTGAAGAACCGTCGTGTGTCGCCGCGCGTGCGTGCATTCGTCGACTGGCTCGCGGAGCTGTTCGAAAACGCCGGACATGTCGAGCAGGATCTGTCGCACGTGCGTCAATTGCTGCGTGGCCTGCATCCCGCGTAA
- a CDS encoding NAD(P)-dependent alcohol dehydrogenase: MSTTYAYAATDATAPLAPFEFQRRAPRAHDVQMDVLFCGVCHSDLHQARNEWKNSIYPVVPGHEIVGRVTAIGSDVTKYKVGDLVAVGCLVDSCRTCASCEEGLEQYCENGWVGTYNGVDRVDGQITYGGYSTQLVVDEAFTLSVPANLDPAGVAPLLCAGITTYSPLRTWGAGPGKKVGIVGLGGLGHMGVKLAHALGAHVVLFTTSPSKIEDAKRLGADEVVISKNPEEMEAHANSFDLIVNTVAAQHDLNPFLNLLKRDGTMALVGAPEHDHPSPQVFNLIMKRRRLAGSLIGGIAETQEMLDFCGQHGIISDIEMIPMQKINDAYERMLKSDVKYRFVVDMNSLRK; encoded by the coding sequence ATGAGCACGACTTATGCCTATGCAGCGACCGACGCGACCGCGCCGCTCGCCCCGTTCGAATTCCAGCGCCGCGCACCGCGCGCCCACGATGTGCAGATGGACGTGCTGTTCTGCGGCGTGTGCCATTCCGATTTGCATCAGGCACGCAATGAATGGAAGAACTCGATCTATCCGGTCGTGCCGGGTCATGAGATCGTGGGCCGCGTCACCGCGATCGGCTCCGACGTGACGAAGTACAAGGTCGGCGATCTCGTCGCGGTCGGCTGCCTGGTCGACTCGTGCCGCACCTGCGCGAGTTGCGAGGAAGGTCTCGAACAGTATTGCGAAAACGGTTGGGTCGGCACATATAACGGCGTTGATCGTGTCGACGGTCAGATCACGTACGGCGGCTACTCGACGCAACTGGTCGTCGACGAAGCATTCACGCTGAGCGTGCCGGCCAATCTCGACCCCGCCGGTGTGGCACCGCTGCTGTGCGCGGGCATCACCACGTATTCACCGCTGCGCACATGGGGCGCGGGTCCGGGCAAGAAAGTCGGCATCGTGGGCCTCGGCGGCCTCGGCCATATGGGCGTCAAACTGGCGCACGCCTTGGGTGCGCATGTGGTGCTGTTCACGACGTCGCCGTCGAAGATCGAGGATGCGAAGCGGCTCGGCGCGGATGAAGTGGTGATTTCGAAGAACCCGGAAGAGATGGAAGCGCATGCGAACAGCTTCGATCTGATCGTGAATACGGTGGCGGCGCAGCACGATCTGAATCCGTTCTTGAATCTGCTGAAGCGGGATGGGACGATGGCGCTGGTCGGTGCACCGGAGCACGATCATCCGTCGCCGCAAGTGTTCAATCTGATCATGAAGCGGCGGCGCCTTGCCGGGTCGTTGATCGGCGGTATCGCCGAGACGCAGGAGATGCTGGATTTTTGCGGTCAGCATGGAATTATTTCTGATATCGAGATGATTCCGATGCAGAAGATCAATGATGCGTATGAACGCATGCTCAAGAGTGATGTGAAGTATCGGTTTGTGGTTGATATGAATTCCTTGCGGAAGTAA
- a CDS encoding AraC family transcriptional regulator, with product MSTQVVAPVTHDPAQQRMLELFDVLAPNAGMTRTNLEGVNLFRANKPMPRMPVMYEPSIVIVCQGRKRGYLGDHVFQYDAQQYLVLSVPLPFECETEASAQEPFLGISVRVDLTMVAELLMALNETEGVPRHEPSGIYSTPLDPALSNAVQRLMDALASPLDARILAPAIVREICYRVLTGEQGGAIRAALTHQNHFGRIAKALRRIHAEYHGTLDVDTLAAEAGMSLAVFHAQFKAVTATSPMQYVKTTRLHHARLLMVQDGLNAGAAAARVGYESASQFSREFKRLFGLTPVDEVKRMRAAHDAPPPPRVQKPVPRYVTAV from the coding sequence ATGTCAACTCAAGTCGTCGCCCCGGTTACGCACGATCCCGCGCAGCAGCGCATGCTCGAATTGTTCGACGTGCTGGCGCCCAATGCCGGCATGACGCGCACGAATCTCGAAGGTGTCAACCTGTTCCGCGCCAATAAGCCGATGCCGCGCATGCCGGTGATGTACGAGCCGAGCATCGTGATCGTCTGTCAGGGACGCAAGCGCGGCTATCTCGGCGATCACGTGTTCCAGTACGACGCGCAGCAGTATCTGGTGCTGTCGGTGCCGCTGCCGTTCGAATGCGAGACCGAGGCGAGCGCGCAGGAACCGTTCCTCGGCATCTCGGTGCGGGTCGATCTGACGATGGTCGCCGAGCTGCTGATGGCGCTCAACGAAACCGAGGGTGTGCCACGGCATGAGCCGTCCGGCATCTATTCGACGCCGCTCGATCCGGCGTTGAGCAATGCAGTGCAGCGTCTGATGGATGCGCTCGCATCGCCGCTCGACGCGCGCATTCTCGCGCCCGCGATCGTGCGCGAAATCTGCTATCGCGTGCTGACCGGCGAGCAGGGCGGCGCGATTCGCGCGGCGCTCACGCATCAGAATCACTTCGGCCGGATTGCAAAGGCGCTGCGGCGCATTCACGCGGAGTACCACGGCACGCTCGACGTCGATACGCTGGCCGCCGAAGCGGGCATGAGCCTCGCGGTATTTCATGCGCAGTTCAAGGCGGTCACGGCGACGTCGCCGATGCAATACGTGAAGACCACGCGTCTGCATCACGCGCGATTGTTGATGGTGCAGGATGGTTTGAACGCGGGCGCGGCCGCGGCGCGGGTCGGTTACGAAAGCGCGTCGCAATTCAGCCGCGAATTCAAGCGGCTGTTTGGACTCACTCCCGTCGACGAAGTTAAACGCATGCGCGCGGCGCACGATGCGCCGCCGCCACCGCGCGTGCAGAAGCCGGTGCCGCGTTACGTGACCGCCGTATAG
- a CDS encoding molybdopterin-dependent oxidoreductase: MLAEHRPQLERLQRRLFLRSSLSVGALAMLSGCNMQDNDSVDKVLWAMSRWNDRVQAWLFNHNKLAPTYSARDITNPFPFNAFYQEFDAPDIDGSTYRLEVSGLVADKRDWNLDQLRALPQVSQITRHICIEGWSAIGQWRGVPFRTFLERIGADLNARYVGFKCADRYYSSLDMETALHPQTQLTLDFGTEPLPAKYGYPLKLRVPTKLGFKNPKHIAAIFVTNTNPGGYWEDQGYNWFSGL; the protein is encoded by the coding sequence ATGCTCGCCGAGCATCGGCCGCAACTCGAACGTTTGCAACGGCGTCTGTTTTTGCGCTCGTCGCTATCGGTCGGCGCGCTGGCGATGCTGTCCGGCTGCAACATGCAGGACAACGATTCCGTCGACAAGGTGCTGTGGGCAATGTCGCGCTGGAACGATCGCGTGCAGGCGTGGCTGTTCAATCACAACAAGCTCGCGCCGACCTATTCGGCGCGCGATATCACCAACCCGTTTCCATTCAACGCGTTCTACCAGGAGTTCGATGCGCCGGATATCGACGGCTCGACTTATCGGCTCGAAGTGTCGGGGCTCGTCGCCGACAAGCGCGACTGGAATCTCGATCAGTTGCGCGCGTTGCCGCAGGTCTCGCAGATCACGCGGCATATCTGCATCGAAGGATGGAGCGCGATCGGGCAATGGCGCGGCGTGCCGTTTCGCACGTTTCTCGAACGTATCGGCGCCGATCTGAACGCGCGCTACGTGGGCTTCAAATGCGCGGACCGCTATTACTCGAGCCTCGATATGGAGACCGCGCTGCATCCGCAAACGCAATTGACGCTCGATTTCGGCACCGAACCGCTGCCGGCCAAGTACGGCTATCCGCTGAAGCTGCGCGTGCCGACCAAGCTCGGCTTCAAGAACCCGAAGCATATCGCGGCGATTTTCGTGACTAACACGAATCCGGGCGGCTACTGGGAAGACCAGGGCTACAACTGGTTCAGCGGACTTTGA
- a CDS encoding cytochrome b/b6 domain-containing protein has product MSKSEPQAEPKKFVVVHPLVVRVTHWINAFAMVCMVMSGWAIYNASPIFPFHFPVWATVGGWLGGSIAWHFAAMWLLCANGLLYLTYGIASGHLRRKLLPVRPRDVVRDAVLALRFRLPHDTGKYNAVQRALYLLVLVLGVLLVASGLSIWKPVQFSWLTAVFGGFDFARRVHFVAMAGVVGFVVVHLMLVLLVPRTLPPMLTGRARRHSHPLPEAHERTRA; this is encoded by the coding sequence ATGTCGAAGTCCGAGCCGCAAGCCGAGCCGAAAAAATTCGTGGTCGTTCACCCGCTCGTCGTCCGCGTCACGCACTGGATCAACGCGTTCGCGATGGTCTGCATGGTGATGAGCGGCTGGGCGATCTACAACGCGTCGCCGATCTTTCCGTTCCACTTTCCGGTGTGGGCGACCGTCGGCGGCTGGCTGGGCGGCTCAATCGCGTGGCATTTCGCGGCGATGTGGCTGCTGTGCGCGAACGGCTTGCTATACCTCACGTACGGCATCGCGAGCGGGCATCTGCGACGCAAGCTGCTGCCGGTTCGCCCCCGCGACGTGGTACGCGATGCCGTGCTGGCGCTGCGCTTCAGATTGCCGCACGACACCGGCAAGTACAACGCGGTGCAGCGCGCGCTGTATCTGCTCGTGCTGGTGCTCGGCGTGCTGCTCGTCGCGTCCGGCCTGTCGATCTGGAAACCCGTGCAATTCTCGTGGCTGACCGCCGTGTTCGGCGGTTTCGACTTCGCCCGGCGCGTGCATTTTGTCGCGATGGCGGGCGTGGTCGGCTTTGTCGTCGTGCATCTGATGCTGGTGCTGCTGGTGCCGCGCACGTTGCCGCCGATGCTCACCGGCCGCGCGCGCCGTCACTCGCATCCCTTGCCCGAAGCACACGAAAGGACCCGCGCATGA
- a CDS encoding DUF5666 domain-containing protein: protein MKTVSARTLRALAVPALAAALFATTMSGAFAQDAKPTGVRGTVTSLTGDVLKVHTRDGKDVDVKLAADTPIRGVALANINDIKPDSYVGTAAIPQADGTLKALEVHVFPASMRGAGEGHRAWDLGANSTMTNGTVGSLVGSNGRTITVKYKEGEKKVVIPQDVPIVSLEPGSRAMLVPGTKVVLFAHKDADGSLAANAISAGEHGITPPM, encoded by the coding sequence ATGAAGACCGTTTCCGCGCGGACGTTGCGCGCACTCGCCGTCCCCGCGCTCGCCGCAGCCCTGTTCGCCACGACGATGTCCGGCGCTTTCGCGCAGGACGCCAAGCCGACCGGCGTACGCGGCACGGTTACGTCGCTCACCGGCGATGTGCTGAAAGTCCACACGCGCGACGGCAAGGACGTCGACGTAAAGCTGGCCGCAGACACGCCGATTCGCGGCGTCGCGCTCGCCAACATCAACGACATCAAGCCGGACAGCTATGTCGGCACCGCCGCGATCCCGCAAGCCGACGGTACGCTGAAGGCACTCGAAGTGCACGTGTTCCCGGCCAGCATGCGCGGCGCCGGTGAAGGCCATCGCGCATGGGATCTGGGCGCGAACAGCACGATGACAAACGGTACGGTCGGTTCGCTGGTCGGCAGCAACGGCCGCACGATCACCGTCAAGTACAAGGAAGGCGAAAAGAAGGTCGTGATTCCTCAGGACGTGCCTATCGTCAGCCTGGAACCGGGCAGCCGCGCGATGCTGGTGCCGGGCACCAAGGTCGTGCTGTTCGCGCATAAGGATGCGGACGGCTCGCTGGCGGCGAACGCCATTTCGGCCGGCGAACATGGCATAACGCCGCCGATGTAA
- a CDS encoding heavy metal response regulator transcription factor, with the protein MSILVIEDDPKTGDYLKKGLRENGYAVDLARTGTDGLHMALENEYDLVVLDVMLPGIDGWEIMRALRTRRDLPVIFLTARDHVSDRIRGLELGADDYLVKPFSFTELVLRIRTLLRRGVIRESDVFEVADLKLDVLRRRVTREGVDIPLTNKEFMLLHLLVRREGEALSRSQIASEVWDMNFDSDTNVVDVAIKRLRAKIDHPFEKKLIHTVRSIGYTFGDGA; encoded by the coding sequence ATGAGTATTCTCGTCATCGAAGACGATCCGAAGACTGGCGATTACCTGAAAAAAGGCTTACGCGAAAACGGCTATGCGGTCGACCTCGCGCGCACCGGCACGGACGGTCTGCATATGGCGCTCGAGAACGAATACGATCTGGTGGTGCTCGATGTGATGCTGCCGGGCATCGACGGTTGGGAAATCATGCGCGCGCTACGCACGCGCCGCGATTTGCCGGTGATTTTCCTGACCGCTCGCGACCACGTGAGCGACCGCATCCGTGGTCTGGAGCTTGGCGCGGATGATTACCTCGTCAAGCCGTTTTCGTTTACCGAGCTGGTGCTGCGCATTCGCACGCTGCTGCGCCGCGGTGTGATTCGCGAGAGCGACGTGTTCGAAGTGGCCGATCTGAAGCTCGACGTGCTGCGCCGTCGCGTCACGCGCGAAGGCGTCGACATTCCGCTGACCAACAAGGAATTCATGCTGCTGCATCTGCTGGTGCGCCGCGAGGGCGAGGCGTTGTCGCGTTCGCAGATCGCGTCGGAAGTGTGGGATATGAATTTCGACAGCGACACCAACGTCGTCGATGTGGCGATCAAACGGCTGCGCGCGAAGATTGACCATCCGTTCGAGAAAAAGCTGATCCACACGGTGCGCAGCATCGGCTACACATTTGGCGACGGCGCATGA
- a CDS encoding heavy metal sensor histidine kinase, protein MKLCTERSLTARTTILFALIACVVIGSLGAYFYHSAEVSLKRRADVVLTGRVEHFSRLVHDLYSVSELKKRPLLFETMLGAEQDVLLFRRPGEAPFVDVNPAHVAVPALLAKPAGSVPGVADIRQTSLPDGVPVHWAIATATAREDGTEVEVIAGHPMTQEMRMLAEYRNRIVLATLIGMLAATLLAYYVLRRALRPVREIATQAAQISPANLTMRLDSEAAPLELRQLTHAFNAMLDRLADGYQRLQQFSADLAHEIRTPVGALIGQTQVALAQTRDIDEYQQLLESNLEELNRLSHIAENILFLAHADHAGLSIERQPVDLCSELARIADYFEGLADERGMRFEVDAAGVASANPMLCRRAINNLVVNAVRYGAGDTVVRLSGTQDEGGATVIVENAGEPIPPAQLDRLFDRFYRGDAARSAFTESNGLGLAIVKAIMHLHGGSARVVCPLPGVVRFELRFPGA, encoded by the coding sequence ATGAAGCTCTGCACCGAACGCTCGCTGACCGCGCGCACCACCATTCTGTTCGCGCTGATCGCGTGCGTGGTGATCGGCTCGCTCGGCGCGTACTTCTATCATTCCGCGGAAGTCTCGCTAAAGCGCCGCGCCGATGTCGTGCTGACCGGCCGCGTCGAGCATTTCAGCCGGCTCGTGCACGATCTTTATTCGGTTAGCGAATTGAAGAAGCGGCCGCTGCTGTTCGAGACGATGCTCGGCGCGGAACAGGACGTGCTGCTGTTTCGCCGTCCCGGCGAAGCACCGTTCGTCGACGTGAATCCGGCGCACGTTGCGGTGCCCGCGTTGCTGGCGAAGCCGGCTGGCAGCGTGCCGGGTGTGGCCGATATCCGTCAGACGAGCCTGCCCGACGGCGTGCCGGTGCATTGGGCGATCGCTACCGCCACGGCGCGCGAGGATGGTACGGAAGTCGAAGTGATTGCCGGCCATCCGATGACCCAGGAAATGCGCATGCTGGCCGAGTACCGCAACCGCATCGTGCTGGCGACGCTGATCGGTATGCTGGCGGCGACGCTGCTCGCCTACTACGTACTGCGCCGCGCGTTGCGGCCGGTGCGCGAGATCGCGACGCAGGCCGCGCAGATCAGTCCGGCGAATCTCACGATGCGCCTCGACAGCGAGGCCGCGCCGCTCGAACTGCGTCAGCTCACGCATGCGTTCAACGCGATGCTCGACCGTCTCGCCGACGGCTACCAGCGCCTGCAGCAGTTTTCCGCCGATCTCGCGCACGAGATTCGCACGCCGGTCGGTGCGCTGATCGGCCAGACCCAGGTGGCGCTCGCGCAAACGCGCGACATCGACGAATATCAGCAACTGCTCGAATCGAATCTCGAGGAACTGAACCGCCTCAGTCATATCGCCGAGAACATTCTGTTTCTCGCGCACGCGGATCATGCGGGTTTATCGATCGAGCGTCAGCCGGTCGATCTGTGCTCGGAACTGGCCAGAATCGCCGACTATTTCGAAGGCCTCGCCGACGAACGTGGAATGCGCTTCGAAGTCGACGCGGCAGGCGTCGCATCGGCGAATCCGATGCTGTGCCGCCGCGCAATCAACAACCTGGTCGTCAACGCGGTGCGCTATGGCGCGGGCGATACGGTCGTGCGTTTGAGCGGCACGCAGGACGAAGGCGGCGCGACCGTCATCGTCGAAAACGCGGGCGAGCCGATTCCGCCCGCGCAACTGGATCGTCTGTTCGACCGTTTCTATCGCGGCGACGCGGCGCGCAGCGCCTTCACCGAATCGAACGGGCTAGGGCTCGCGATCGTGAAGGCGATCATGCATCTGCATGGAGGCAGCGCGCGCGTGGTGTGTCCGCTGCCGGGCGTCGTGCGTTTCGAGCTGCGGTTTCCGGGCGCGTGA
- a CDS encoding MarR family winged helix-turn-helix transcriptional regulator — translation MTTKAGHPTAADKAKLARLYARPGFMIRRAHQISIDLFIEACAPVDVTPSQYGVLYIVDTIGPVSQIGISRLIGLDRSTTALVVRLLTDRGLLMKRQSVEDARKAEILITEQGRETLAQIQKLANREMKVLLDVFTKEEGEVFLKLLEKFVSHHNERTRVSISPTASVC, via the coding sequence ATGACGACAAAAGCCGGACACCCGACAGCGGCCGACAAAGCAAAGCTGGCCCGCCTTTATGCGCGCCCAGGTTTCATGATTCGCCGCGCGCATCAGATCTCAATCGATCTGTTCATCGAAGCGTGTGCCCCTGTCGACGTCACACCGAGCCAATATGGCGTGCTCTATATTGTCGATACGATCGGCCCGGTCAGCCAGATCGGCATATCGCGGCTGATCGGTCTCGACCGCTCGACCACGGCACTCGTCGTGCGTCTGCTGACCGACCGCGGGCTGCTGATGAAAAGGCAGAGCGTGGAGGATGCGCGGAAAGCCGAAATCCTGATTACCGAGCAAGGCCGCGAGACGCTCGCGCAGATACAGAAGCTCGCGAACCGGGAAATGAAGGTACTGCTCGACGTCTTCACCAAAGAAGAGGGAGAGGTATTTCTAAAGCTTCTCGAGAAGTTCGTATCGCATCACAACGAAAGGACGCGCGTCAGCATCTCGCCCACGGCGAGCGTCTGCTGA
- a CDS encoding flavin-dependent oxidoreductase produces MSKECEVAIIGAGNGGLTLALALHEAGINCRVYEAVPELKPLGVGINILPHATGVLGRLGANEALAKISISTQNAAFFNQHGQHIYTEALGTNAGYATPQFSIHRGELQLALLKIVKERLGDDAVMMDRRCVGAATVGDEAHVDFVNTAGEQFTVKASVAVSCDGLHSAIRKQFYPNEGAPHYTGVNMWRGALNWSPFLDGATFARAGALTADTGKMVIYPILNNPDGTQLMNWVAETISPQPAQRDWNGQGSLDDFFPVFKDWHFDWIDVAKMIESTENILVFPMVDQDPLPRWTHGRVTLLGDAAHPMVPRGSNGAGQAIMDADYLAAQFARFGVGEEALQAYDHERVTATGNVVLTNRKAPPDKILQVVHERTGGKPFASITDVIDIDELREITSNYKAVAGYTLEGLAEKSR; encoded by the coding sequence ATGAGCAAGGAATGTGAAGTTGCAATCATCGGGGCGGGCAATGGCGGTCTGACGCTTGCGCTTGCGCTGCACGAGGCGGGCATCAATTGCCGCGTTTATGAAGCTGTACCCGAACTCAAGCCGCTCGGCGTAGGCATCAACATCTTGCCGCACGCAACCGGCGTGCTGGGCCGTCTGGGCGCAAACGAAGCGCTGGCGAAGATTTCGATTTCCACGCAAAACGCCGCGTTCTTCAATCAGCACGGCCAGCACATCTACACGGAAGCGCTCGGCACGAACGCCGGCTACGCGACGCCGCAGTTTTCGATTCACCGCGGCGAGTTGCAACTGGCGCTGTTGAAGATCGTCAAGGAACGGCTGGGTGATGATGCGGTCATGATGGATCGTCGCTGCGTCGGCGCGGCCACCGTTGGCGATGAAGCGCACGTGGATTTCGTCAACACGGCGGGCGAGCAGTTCACCGTGAAGGCATCCGTTGCCGTGTCGTGCGACGGTCTGCATTCGGCGATTCGCAAGCAGTTTTATCCCAACGAAGGTGCGCCGCACTACACGGGGGTGAACATGTGGCGCGGCGCGCTGAACTGGTCGCCGTTCCTCGATGGCGCGACCTTCGCTCGTGCAGGCGCGCTGACGGCGGATACCGGCAAGATGGTGATCTACCCGATCCTGAACAATCCCGACGGCACTCAACTGATGAACTGGGTGGCCGAAACCATTTCGCCGCAACCAGCGCAGCGCGACTGGAACGGGCAGGGCAGTCTCGACGACTTTTTCCCGGTGTTCAAGGACTGGCATTTCGATTGGATCGACGTTGCGAAGATGATCGAGTCCACCGAAAACATTCTTGTCTTCCCGATGGTCGATCAGGATCCGCTGCCGCGCTGGACGCATGGTCGCGTAACGCTGCTGGGCGACGCCGCACACCCGATGGTGCCGCGCGGTTCGAACGGTGCGGGTCAGGCCATCATGGACGCGGATTATCTCGCGGCGCAATTCGCCAGGTTCGGCGTCGGCGAAGAAGCACTGCAAGCGTACGACCACGAACGCGTCACCGCGACGGGCAATGTCGTGTTGACGAACCGCAAGGCGCCACCCGACAAGATTCTGCAAGTCGTGCACGAACGCACGGGCGGCAAGCCGTTCGCGTCGATCACGGATGTGATCGACATCGACGAATTGCGCGAAATCACGAGCAACTACAAAGCTGTTGCTGGGTACACGCTCGAAGGCCTGGCAGAAAAATCCCGCTAA